The Triticum aestivum cultivar Chinese Spring chromosome 5A, IWGSC CS RefSeq v2.1, whole genome shotgun sequence genomic sequence TGGGTTGTCGCCTTTACTAGCTCGGGTCATCGTCGTAGTCGTCGGACTGCCTACCCGTCGAGACTCTTCGCTCCACCATACGAGCTGCCTAACGTGCTGCGTTATCATGGCCACTCTCAGACGAAATATCCGCTTCTCCCGTCCTGGATCGAGCTGAGCATCTCTCCGGCCGTCCCATTCTCTCTGCCCTCTGCCGAGCTGATCGGCTTCTCTCCGTCCAAACCCAGCAGCATCAGCAGCAACTCTCCCCTCTCTACTGAGCCTTCTCCACCCTCTCCCCTGTCAACGACGGCGCCCTCCCCTCGTCCTCCTTCCCCGCCACTTGAGTTCTGGAATCGGGGAGCTCTGGAAGGCAGTCTCCGGCCATGGCAACGGCGGCACGCTCCTCCGGCGTCCAGTTTCTCGACCAGTTCGCACCGCCGCTTGAGTCGCTGACCCccaccgcctctctctctctggttcCGGGGCAGCCCTGCTGCGATTTGCCTCCGCGTCTTGGTTGGAGTTGCTTGCTCTTACTCATAAAAGCAGAAAGCTCACCAAGCTCGTCGGAATGGCAGGGGTGTTGGACCTGCTCCTCGGCAAGCTCACCATGCTGCTTAGCGACGAGTACAAGATGCTCACAGGGGTGAGGAGGCATGCCTCCTTCCTCAAGGACGAGCTCAGTGCCATGAAAGCTCTCCTTGACAAGATGGAGCTTATGGACAAGCTTGATCCCTCAGCCAAGAACTGGAGGGATCATATAAGAGAGATGTCCTATGATATGGAGAACTGCATCGACGACTTCATGCATGATATTGAAGGTACCCATGTAAAGGCAGGCTTTGTTAGAAAGATGGTTCAGCGTCTTAGGAGGCTGGGGAGACGTCATAAGATAGCGAAGAGGATCCAGGAGCTCAAGGTTCTTGCGGTGGAAGCAAGTGCTCGACGTGAGAGATACAAGATTGATGATTGCATCAATTCGAGTCGTGGTGTTGCGGTTGTGGATCCCCGGATGTCGGCGATCTACAATGATGCGGCATGCCTGGTAGGTattgatggaccaaaagaagagCTTGTCAGTTGGTTAACTGATTCACATAAGAAACTCAAAGTGGTTTCTATTGTGGGGTTCGGAGGTGTGGGTAAAACTACACTTGCCAAACAAGTGTACAATGAGATTGGAGAGCAATATAACTGTAAGGCATTTATTTCGGTCTCCCAAAGACCTGATATGAAAAGCCTTCTTGGTGGCCTACAATTCAAGCTTGGACTGGAGGAGTCTTCTCATGCTCACGAGCTGCAAGACTTCATTGACCAGCTTAGAGAACACCTCAAACATAAAAGGTATCTGTTCTTCTCTCGATAGTTGTGTGATTTCCCGAAAGGTTATCTAAAAGTTTTTGTCATGCTTTAGTGTGTAACTTTAAACAGTTGTACCGATGCGTCATGACGAAGATATTTTGTTAGGTCAATGCAAAGTGTGGTGGTTTCGCTACAAAAAAAGTGGTGCTAGTTCATAAAGATTAGTATTAGGATAAAAATTGTAAGCACAAAGCCTTTTTTATATGTCTTATTACTCTTATAGTGCATTATAATAAATCAACCTCTATGTGGCAAGCATATAAGTCATTATAATTTGGGACAACAAAATTAGGGAATTATGGACATAGAACCCTGAGCTTTCCTTTCATTTCAAACTTTGCCATATTTCTATATGTTCCGCTTATTTTTTAAAGATAATGGTCACCATCCTTTATTATGTTTGTTTCCTTCGTTTTAGTTTTCATGCTTTTCTCTATACCTTATAATCATATCCTAATATAATGTATGAATAACTTGTGCAAAAATTGCAACAGGTACTTCATTTTATTGGCTGACTTGTGGGATCAATCGGCATGGAACATTATTAATTGTGCCTTTTCGGAAAATGATAATGGAAGTAGAGTAATGATAACCACATGATTGGATAATGTAGCTGCCAGGGCGTGTCGCAATGACCGTGCCTGCATTTACATAATGAAGCCCCTTGGAGAGCAAGACTCAAGGAGATTATTTTTTAATAGAGTATTTGGGTCTGAAAATGTCGGCTCGGTACAATTCAAAGAAATTTCAGTTGAAATTCTCAAGAAGTGTGGCGGGTTGCCACTTGCAATTATCACCATAGCTAGCCTATTAGCTTGCCATGAAGCAGGATCTTCAAATGAGTGGGAGAGCATAAACAATTCTCTTGGCGCGAAGTTTGCCACAAAACCCATATTGGAAGAGATGAGAGGTATACTAAACCTTAGCTACACACATCTTCCTATTCATCTCCGACCATGTTTTTTGTATCTTGGCATGTATCCAGAAGACCGTTTGATCATTAGGGATGACCTAGTTCGACAATGGATCGCCGAAGGATTTGTTTGTAATTTGCATGGAGCAGATTTGGAAGACGTTGCCAAGAGTTATTTCGTTGAGCTTATCAATAGAGGTCTGATTCAGCCTGAGAAAACATGCTATGGAGATGTAATTACATGCAGGATACAT encodes the following:
- the LOC123104219 gene encoding disease resistance protein RGA5-like, translated to MAGVLDLLLGKLTMLLSDEYKMLTGVRRHASFLKDELSAMKALLDKMELMDKLDPSAKNWRDHIREMSYDMENCIDDFMHDIEGTHVKAGFVRKMVQRLRRLGRRHKIAKRIQELKVLAVEASARRERYKIDDCINSSRGVAVVDPRMSAIYNDAACLVGIDGPKEELVSWLTDSHKKLKVVSIVGFGGVGKTTLAKQVYNEIGEQYNCKAFISVSQRPDMKSLLGGLQFKLGLEESSHAHELQDFIDQLREHLKHKRYFILLADLWDQSAWNIINCAFSENDNGSRVMITT